agcaaaccaattatattcataaattaaacacatttttagacatatatttgctaccactttctaatttttaaaagacttcATATTAAATGGTTCTTTCACTAATTGCTTTACCTTCAAAGTAGTCTGATCCGACTACCTACAAAAAAACGCGTtagctcagggttctcattgatttaaggTTCTTGtaagttaaaatgataaatccctttatatttattttttggtataattgtattttattttgaaggcatgtttaaatgcaatttaaattaataaatcaaattaatctaaaatataagcaaTCATCGCCCTCCCCAGCGGGCCGCGATAAAATTATCTAACGTTGACAGGTtcgcggtgataaaaaggttggggaacactgttCTAGATAGTcgaaaagtaatataaattttgactgCTAGATTCTCTCAACATTAACATTCATTGATCTAGATTCTATCATAAAGATATTAGTTAATCATAAACATATCAGTCATATTTCTCAATAAGAATTTCATCACTTACTTGATAGTTTGGTTCATCTATGTATTTTGTCAACTTAAACGATTCGAAGGAAACTTTAAGGTctataaaatcactgaaaaaaatgcattaattaaattgagcgattacatttatttatatttttgcaaattcatCAAGTTCAATTTGTCATGCGGAATCtgtcatgcttttttttcccttgagaaatgtttttttctagttaattaatatattatgcaaaatgaatgcaattaagatttaaaataattaatatatttttaatacattttgaaataaatttaaatatactttgaaattaactttttaatttattaaatattctggAGTTTTTGCTTTACttgacagaaagaaaaaaacttaactgacttaaaataaacaagtaatcaacacaaaataaaacaaaaaaaaagaatcctaAATCTTTATATTGTTGAAACATCGTATGGGTAATATCATCCATTAAAATTAGCTCAACTGAGAGCTGCACTTGCAAAAAGAATCAATCGTTTTGTTTAACTTATCAGTAGCAGGTTTAAAAATGTAGACCTTTTTATCCTGTGAGCACCTACTACGATATCACAAAAGCGTTTCGATCATCTTTTAGCATTCTAAAATTAAGTTctgaaatgttgaaaaaattctgcataaaatgttacagaaaactatttattcgaaCACTATAAAATGTAGACCcgaaactttaatttataaaaaggtaGTTAAATAGAATGCAAAATACGTATTgaattttttgctatatttctCATGAAGATTTAAAGACTGaaataaacatcattttttttaactggccaatagaaattctgaaatcttTTTAACTGTATCTTATGAATCTGTTACGTGATTGATCTTAATAGTTCTTTCTTTAGAGATCTTTAGTTCTGTCTAACATAACTTATATTTAGTGTATATCTTACTGATCGTAGAGATACAGAACATTGAGTTATTTAttggtgaataaaaaaaagcttacatttttataatggaGCCTAATATGAACTAGTTTTTAAACGAGGAACACTTccattctgtaaaaaaaaatagtgtatcTTCAAAAGTGGTAGCAACTACATTAACCAAACCTGTAAAGGGAAACACGATAGATACTTGGTTCATGGTTCATTACCATACCAGGGGCGGGCATACTTTCTTCACTTCTTCGTGTAAATTGGcagtctttatttttaaaattcatgaacaataaaacttataattacagGTGGATTAGATACACACAAAACtccgtaaaattattttttagataaattataaaattaatattaaattacaagaagaaaaaactctAGTAAACTTACTGTACTGTAGCGTAAATACATGTTTGGTCAAAAGTCtgttattaaaaaccaaaataaagcgtttttaaaccattcatttcgttatttttccgtttatatgatGACAGTTTactagaaattctggttttcaaaaatataatacttattaCTACTCATTTAATACAAGctgcaaaactaaaaagtaagcttaaacaaaaaaaaaaaggtttttattccATGTCATAatgtataaagataaaattacgaaaatttactatatttaccgaattttatcaaaaattaaaaaaatgcattttatggttaaatttttccaaaatcactACAAAAATTAAGAAGCTCTACGTAAAAAATTTCCGAGGTTTTTCGTGTTCTCATACAGCCGAGAATacggtaaatgttaccatatttcGTTGGTTTTTCCCTGTAGGATGCAAATACacattaattcataaaataaaattagtttgttaatcaaaCATCCATGTAGCACAGAGAGAATATTTTGAGGAATTTGAACTAGGTGAACTggatagaaattatacattattcaaTCATTTATCACAGTTcacagagatttaaaaaacaaaatatagatttatcttTATGACCTGAGTTTAAAACACTTAATTGCAAACTTTGTTTCAGTAGACATTGTATAGCAGTGTAAATAACAGCAGCAAACTCAACAGAATCGTAAACAATTTGCTGATGTTATTCAAAGCGCACAAACATAGGTGCTTTcgcaggtgaaaaaaaaatttaaaaaactgcgtgaattcacttaaaattagtataaattttgatgtccagattttaattttcaacacaCTATTGATTCATTATGAGGAAACGATTTTGTTGGTCATATTCAAATTAAAGTGTTTCACGATTCTTTGGGTTTTTAGCATCATATTCGAAGAAgtattacaccacagttttAACAGTGATTTGAATTCAACCTAAGACAAAGTAAAAAAAGCACATATAGAGGTAATGTGATGAAAGCAGTGAGAAATCAGAAGCCATCTGCTGGTTGCAAAGGATGATGttggaaaaatttcatttcttgagTTTTGCAGTTCACACTTATATATTGGTTTTAGTCAAATGAGAGTGAATAATTTGTTATGattcatatattcatttttcttgtgTAAACAATATTTGTGACTAATCATGGCTCAATATTGTAACATTGAATGTATATGAATTAGATATGCTTTTATATACCCTTGGTACTATCCAGGAATCTTTGATTTTGTAGGATATTTACTAACTTAATTGGTCATTTGGATCTTATTCACtttcttacttatttaaaattgttgactTACTGACAACGGCTTCCAAATGGGCactgtaagaaagaaaaattgagcACATATTAGTTTAGCTCACAAAGAAAACCAGTAAAGCtttcaaagaaaatgtaaaGCTAAGTAATATGTAAGTTATCTTTttgtatcattatatttttaactgcaaaaaGCACGTTGATATCaccatgttaaaaattttaatatgaggGTTTTAGACAAGAGAATCTTTACCCCACAACATTCCCACCAGGACATCCGGGGAATACCGATGGCTTGGAAGTGCAAGGTCGGTACTGCTCTAGAACCAAAGAATATCGAGGGAATATACGTTTTAATATACGTTCTAGCAaagaatatatttctatattctttGCTAGAACGTAGTGCAGTAGAAGGGTAGGCTTCACTTTGACTACTCTGAAGGGAAGGCTTGCTGACCAAAGAAGGTAAACATCTACGTCAACATTTGAAAGTCCGGTGGACTTGGGATGCTCTCAGGGGAAACCCAGGACGAGTACAGGTGTTAAAAAGGTCGGTCTGGATGCGGCGGGCTGCAACTTCTTCACCATCCAGAAATCCTTGCCCCGAAACCAAAAggcagcaaatattttattgaaagtttttatatttacataagtTATACATAGAGAATTCCATATCAGTTCCAAAGTAATGAAATACATATTATCTAGTTCCAGGATTAATTAGCCACAAAATTATATGTCGAAAGCTGTCAACACATCAGACATTTCAAAAGCATGCATggcaaaattttaacattaagaaTTTCAGGAAACGTGATTTACGAAACAGGTTTTACAGATACAAGTTTTACATTATCTTAAGTTCATAATCAtccaaaaaattacaattataaataaatattttctcaagtCATAATTGTTTAATACCAAGATTTCCCTGAAACTACcaaaaataatactgaaaaaagtagaaaaaccaatcaaaaggaaaaattgtGTTGTACAGTCAACTTAAAAATCAAGGTGCGGTCCAACAGAAGTAGGAAAACTGATTTAACAATTCTATTAACAATTCTTTTTAgacaaccttttttttaaatctatgacTGTGAAAtagatagataattttttttaatttgagattaataattttttttatatattttcttgaatatcgaacttttctgatttttaatattatcaatatttgaaatttatcagtattaatttattattcggatttatattatatctgatctttaaaaacatgctacaaaaatttgaatttaaaataaattacatgccTTAAAgggaataaagtaaataaataatcaaatgataaaatattaaaatatatatttaccgcTGAATCAACTTCTTCCTCATATTTAACTTCATACGTTTGCTCCCTTAACAAccagcattttaaaagaaaaacaattaaattaatattagtttaactTGAGTaaattcattagaattttataaagcattggacgcataaaaattatcttatactGGAGGCACCTCAAGGGtcattttgatcatttttttaaatcaattttgtttttgatgataCACGTGAGCTTCgagctcatattttttttcatttcctaaaTTGTTTCTACACATACGTTATCAAAGTTTCATGCACTTatgttgttaattattaaagtaaataaacttaGAACTATCTAAAACAGCCAAAAGGGATCATTTTGACTCTcgtaagaaaaaatatcgtttttgaAGATTCTAACGGTTTTtgatattgcaatattttaaacctGATGAAGATGACGTATAGAACAGGAATTTGGGACCaacgaattaaaaaatgtcacaCTATAGTTTCCGTAAAATTATGTGGCATCTTAGTTTAAATGTTCAAAGTAACTTAGTTAAACTAATGAATTACAAATTCGCTATTGTGTACAAAAGAAACCATATACGTCTtgatttaaaacagtttttgttgTTATAATCCTGAACATGAATGAACTGTTggtaaatactatttatttgtaAGTTCAAACACAAATTTATCGCATGATTAATAAGTCACGTAACTTTGacttcaagattttattttcaattgaattgaaattaaaaaaaatctttaattttttttcgttatttgttaaaaaaccATCTAAACTGAATTAcaactaattgaaaatatagTGTTCTTAGTATGGAATCACACCTAAACTTCGAGCATATCTGATAATTTTGCTTCATCTCAGTAAGACttgaagattattttgtttttttcgtgAAAAGAAATGCTCATATAATTTCGATTGGgtgactgaaaaaaatattcttatatttttgatttttgtctggtttttaaaataataatcgatCTTTCCATGTAGGCATGTCCATAATCAGGCAGCGATATACTAGTAATAGACCAAAACAAAACCTTGAGGTGTTGTTGCTTTTCTTAGATAAACCCTTGAAAACatatgtgtatttttattttaaatcgatGAACTTTAACTTTGAAATTCTCTACAAAGgacagaaaattttgtttttgagctAAAAAAACTTGtacaatattcatttttcgTTACCCTTAAAACTTAAATCAGTCATAAAATTGAACTATCGCACATTATCGTACGTTCAAAAGAATGACtctaaagttaaaactgaagaCTCAAGAGAAAACTATGACCGacctaaaaacaaataataaaaatatagcccTTATTGAAATAGCTTTCTGCTGTATTACTTACCGGCACGCTGGCTGACATTTTCTGCTGCAATCTTTAACAAAAGGTAGCTTAAGTAAAATCCctgtttaaaatagaaaaaatgattatttaaagtgaaactcattttttttataacaatttgcTGGCAGGATTTTTAAGTTTCTACTTGCATGTCTTTTTGTTGCTAAgataccattttaaaatatcttttgatttaaaaataattatttataatgcgccatttcattaaataatattgtgaaGGATTAGGCGCACCAGTCTTGGCGAGAGGTAGCCATTTGGTGAGGAGATGTTGAGTTGGATCCGGAAAGTGAAAATGGGAACACTGCTTTTGAACGTTCTCTAGctcgaaatcaatttttatattatttggtgCTTTGTCTGATTGTTATATTTGTTGGTATTTGTGAGTGTTGCGGAAATGagaagatttaataaataataaatttctaaccTGGGATACTTATTTGCAAcacattacaatattaattcattcgaaacacattcaaataataaaatttttgtaattatatttaacttacCTGGGCACAATTTCTCCATATGAGGAGCATACGAAACGTGTTCCGGATCAACGCATTCATGTGACGATTTCCAATTTTCTAATTTGCAGAACTCGATGCATTCCTATTAAAAAGTAAACGGTCATTTTGGTTCTATCAGAAccaacaattttcttaaatatgtaaaattttcttaataattttaggaacttctattttgttttgtgttccacaaaataaaataaaaagattattgaaTTGAATCGCATTCGTCTGCACGTATGTAAACTCCAATGAAGCTACTCCATTGCCTGGAAATTTTGACTCTTACCTCGTCAcagttttacaatttaaaggatttttctgcatttttaaaattttttatgggagccatttaaaaaaaataataaatatacccAAAAATAGTATTATGACATAAATGAAATGTAAGAGTGTGACTAATTATTAGCTTTTCAATCTAAGAACCTATGCATATACCTtacgtaaaacttattttaatatcacgtgagggaatttaatattttgtgttactaaatgaataattccaacaaattcaagataaaaacttcattctcttCCAAAAATATCAACATCATAGTAAATTTAACACGTTTTGAGAGTTCAAAAATTCACACATTTGGCGAGTGTTGGCGGGTCTTAGCAAGGAGAGTATAATATAAGATGTATGTAGTGAGGGTGAGGAAAGTAAAACAAGTTCGCTAATTAAGGGGGAAAAATCACATTTGGTAATAAGTGCAAatgatcataattttaaaacctgttaagtgatattttatggggaattttggaaaataagtttcagaatgTACAGAATAATCTGAATGCCATATGcaaatcttttttattcaaaggaaATCGTGCAACTTGAATATTTTGCAATGAagggatttttttaacaatgaatacaatatgcaacatattaCTCCTAAACAAATatacttcattgtttttaaaaagctacTTAATTCCCACAAATTTATCAGttataagaaaaggaaatatcgtaaattgtgaaatataaacttgcaaatgaaaaaaaaattgcgattatgcattaaaattgtaatcTCTTCCTGAccatttacttttcttaaagagaaaatttttttgcccaAAAGACGCAGTCAAAGCTGTTCGAAGAGGTGAAAGGGTTCGaagggatgacctcaaatatgctaattaactaaTGAGAACGATATTACaatttacgaaattagacaTAAAGGCGAACTTTCTCAttgtaaagaaactttttttcttgacTGATTTGAAATTCTAGTCCCTGAAATATAAGGCGCAGACAAAGTTTAGGAGATATGATTCCAATTATTTGCTTTCTAAAGCCAAAGTTTTTGATTGACcaatcaaagaattttaatggtttatgaTGGTTTCAGTGCTATTATTGATGGTCAATCTCTCATGGTTTTCGATATTTGCTAACGAACTTACACGATTCAATGATGGAAAATGCtgctttaatactatgatggttaagcATCAAGAGATGTTTGATTTTCATCGgcaaacaaaactttaataccTTATGATAGAATATGTTGTTGCTATGATGGTtagatatttgtttattaataaaacacacATCTTAATAcgaattaaatattgttcaacCAAGCATCTTTGTTAATACCCATCTATTGCCCCCTTCAATTGCGagacttaaattaattttgatgttaaacgaaacacaatcttttttttcttctatactcacattttatatttttaggtattttcgaagaacaaattatttgaatcaagaattaaaaagaagtggggataatttatttctacttcattataaattaagaacatttaGAACGTTTCCCACATTTTTCACGTGTCTCAAAAAATGTTAACCTAATGTTTTAATCAAACTGAGGGTCTCTCCTTTGAAATGAATCTACAATATAGTactaaaaagataaaagttttgGTAGTGCTGCATATCGGAGAAGAATcattgaatgaaaagaaattgagaaaaatacataattttatttttatattttcatgtaaattgcttacaaaatttcaatttattaaattagtttgatttaaaacaaagaatgtGAAGCACAATCATAATATACAGAGagaaaaatatggtcaaaactaccaagaTATGGTAagatttaccgtgtttctggttctataggaacac
The Parasteatoda tepidariorum isolate YZ-2023 chromosome 9, CAS_Ptep_4.0, whole genome shotgun sequence genome window above contains:
- the LOC139426524 gene encoding uncharacterized protein; the encoded protein is MKIKKKNNDWTFLLSEREDIRLPYPYSTNCTDYLSLWNENNGTGPLNKRECIEFCKLENWKSSHECVDPEHVSYAPHMEKLCPGILLKLPFVKDCSRKCQPACREQTYEVKYEEEVDSACPFGSRCHDFIDLKVSFESFKLTKYIDEPNYQVSDEILIEKYD